Proteins encoded together in one Micromonospora auratinigra window:
- a CDS encoding TRAP transporter permease, translated as MPLPPDEGTAADPSWADDGPGPAHHDTRELAAQFEDEKPGRVLAGPVGLLFTGGTVAIALLALWQVFFPLPQGSKYYLIIFLAGVLPMVFLAYPSGVRLPRRRVGGPAADEPAARLGGPTPVDWLLALAALVSCLYPVLPVTVGAGGGGYDAFLDRQGLLDPVDVAMGTVLLLLLLEACRRTTGWILPAVCLLFLGYGYYGGLLPQSWPVAHAGLDFGQLVDAFYNSDSGFYGTPLDVAASYIVLFTIYGAVLDLSGAGRFFVELSAAAFRRSRTAPGRTAVASGFLLGTVSGSGAATTVSIGAVTWPILRRAGYPPERAGGMLAAAGVGAILSPPTLGAAAFIIAEYLGVSYLRVLGWATVPTILYYLGILLSVEIDARRSGVRPVVIATSSAWRLLARFGYHFLSLIVIVVVLATGASATRAVVVATVLAAALSFLDRRHRLTPARLVGALSGGVRGVLAVSAVCAAAGIITATTTKTGLGPQAAALLVSGAQAVSSEPAVVLALTALLAAVALTLLGLAVPVTASFVIGWVIIGPALLNLGVTAPAAAMFVFYFAVLSEVSPPTALAAVAAAAVTGGRLVPTMWQTLRYALPAYLIPLAFVVTPTGLGLLGIGGVGRIAVAGLLSACGVALLAVAAGGWLPGVGPAGVPERILGAIAGLVLLWLEPVPVTVGAVLAALTVAGVLLRRAAADRAGTASATTQLVDHREEKE; from the coding sequence GTGCCGCTACCGCCGGACGAGGGCACGGCGGCGGACCCGTCCTGGGCCGACGACGGGCCGGGCCCGGCGCACCACGACACCCGGGAACTGGCCGCCCAGTTCGAGGACGAGAAACCGGGCCGGGTGCTGGCCGGACCGGTCGGGCTGCTCTTCACCGGCGGCACCGTCGCCATCGCGCTGCTCGCCCTCTGGCAGGTCTTCTTCCCGCTGCCGCAGGGCAGCAAGTACTACCTGATCATTTTCCTGGCCGGCGTGCTGCCGATGGTCTTCCTGGCGTACCCCTCGGGGGTCCGGCTGCCCCGGCGGCGGGTGGGCGGACCGGCGGCGGACGAGCCGGCGGCGCGGCTTGGCGGGCCCACCCCGGTCGACTGGCTGCTCGCGCTGGCGGCGCTGGTGAGCTGCCTCTACCCGGTGCTGCCGGTGACCGTCGGCGCGGGCGGCGGCGGGTACGACGCCTTCCTCGACCGGCAGGGCCTGCTGGACCCGGTCGACGTGGCGATGGGCACCGTGCTGCTGCTGTTGCTGCTGGAGGCGTGCCGACGCACCACCGGGTGGATCCTGCCCGCGGTCTGCCTGCTCTTCCTCGGCTACGGCTACTACGGCGGACTGCTGCCGCAGTCCTGGCCGGTGGCGCACGCCGGGCTCGACTTCGGCCAACTGGTCGACGCGTTCTACAACTCCGACAGTGGCTTCTACGGCACCCCGCTCGACGTGGCCGCCTCGTACATCGTGCTGTTCACCATCTACGGCGCGGTGCTCGACCTCTCCGGCGCGGGCCGCTTCTTCGTCGAACTGTCCGCTGCCGCGTTCCGCCGCTCCCGCACCGCCCCCGGGCGGACCGCGGTCGCCTCCGGCTTCCTGCTCGGCACCGTCTCCGGCTCCGGCGCGGCCACCACGGTCAGCATCGGCGCGGTCACCTGGCCGATCCTGCGCCGCGCCGGCTACCCGCCGGAACGGGCCGGCGGCATGCTCGCCGCCGCGGGCGTCGGGGCGATCCTCTCCCCGCCCACGCTGGGCGCCGCCGCCTTCATCATCGCCGAGTACCTGGGCGTCTCCTACCTGCGGGTGCTCGGCTGGGCCACCGTGCCGACGATCCTCTACTACCTGGGCATCCTGCTCTCGGTGGAGATCGACGCGCGGCGCTCCGGGGTACGTCCGGTGGTGATCGCCACCAGTTCGGCGTGGCGGCTGCTGGCCCGCTTCGGCTACCACTTCCTCTCCCTCATCGTGATCGTCGTCGTGCTGGCCACCGGCGCCTCGGCCACCCGGGCCGTGGTGGTCGCCACCGTCCTCGCCGCCGCGCTGTCCTTCCTGGACCGGCGGCACCGGCTCACCCCGGCCCGGCTGGTCGGGGCGCTCAGCGGCGGCGTACGCGGGGTGCTCGCGGTCAGCGCGGTCTGCGCCGCGGCCGGCATCATCACCGCCACCACCACGAAGACCGGCCTCGGCCCGCAGGCCGCCGCGCTGCTGGTGAGCGGGGCCCAGGCGGTCAGCTCCGAACCGGCCGTGGTGCTGGCGCTCACCGCCCTGCTCGCCGCCGTGGCGCTCACCCTGCTCGGCCTGGCCGTACCGGTCACCGCCTCCTTCGTCATCGGCTGGGTGATCATCGGTCCGGCCCTGCTCAACCTCGGCGTCACCGCGCCCGCCGCGGCGATGTTCGTCTTCTACTTCGCGGTGCTCTCCGAGGTCTCGCCGCCGACCGCGCTGGCCGCCGTGGCGGCCGCCGCAGTGACCGGCGGCCGGCTGGTCCCGACCATGTGGCAGACCCTGCGGTACGCGCTGCCCGCGTACCTCATCCCGCTGGCCTTCGTGGTCACGCCGACCGGCCTCGGGCTGCTCGGCATCGGCGGGGTGGGCCGGATCGCGGTCGCCGGCCTGCTCTCCGCGTGCGGCGTCGCCCTGCTCGCGGTGGCCGCCGGCGGCTGGCTGCCCGGGGTGGGCCCGGCCGGCGTGCCGGAGCGGATCCTCGGCGCGATCGCCGGGCTGGTGCTGCTCTGGCTCGAACCCGTACCCGTCACCGTCGGGGCCGTTCTGGCCGCCCTGACCGTCGCGGGTGTGCTTCTCCGACGCGCGGCGGCCGATCGGGCCGGTACCGCGTCGGCGACGACCCAACTGGTGGACCATCGGGAGGAGAAAGAGTGA
- a CDS encoding TAXI family TRAP transporter solute-binding subunit produces MRRINVRIAAGVGALALIAAGAAGCGGRQDGAAKDDAASEITCKVTKDTRVGIATGNATGVYYVVGNALAGQLSGATGGKLTGTAAETGASVQNIEQLVAGQYDVAFSLFDTAVNAVQGKGTFTAPQPVQALARIYDNYTQVVVRADAGITSVADMKGKKISTGSPKSGTEVIANRLLTAAGLDPAKDIQAQRLDLTKTVDGMKDGSIDGFFWSGGVPTGGVTDLFTTAGDKVKFIDISPLLPKMTELNPAYQAGTIGKDVYRTAADTPTIVVPNVLLVRDNLDANVACAITKTVFDKKDALAQANPAAKGIDLANARKTDPVKLHRGADKALTDLGAS; encoded by the coding sequence GTGAGACGGATCAACGTGCGGATCGCTGCGGGCGTCGGGGCGCTGGCCCTGATCGCGGCGGGCGCCGCCGGGTGCGGGGGCCGTCAGGACGGGGCAGCGAAGGACGACGCCGCCAGCGAGATCACCTGCAAGGTCACCAAGGACACCCGGGTCGGCATCGCCACCGGCAACGCCACCGGCGTCTACTACGTCGTCGGCAACGCGCTCGCCGGGCAGCTCTCCGGGGCCACCGGCGGCAAGCTCACCGGCACCGCCGCCGAGACCGGCGCCTCGGTGCAGAACATCGAGCAGCTCGTCGCCGGCCAGTACGACGTCGCCTTCTCGCTCTTCGACACCGCGGTCAACGCGGTGCAGGGCAAGGGCACCTTCACCGCCCCGCAGCCGGTGCAGGCGCTGGCCCGGATCTACGACAACTACACCCAGGTGGTCGTGCGGGCCGACGCGGGGATCACCTCGGTGGCCGACATGAAGGGCAAGAAGATCTCCACCGGCTCGCCCAAGTCGGGCACCGAGGTGATCGCCAACCGGCTGCTCACCGCCGCCGGCCTCGACCCGGCCAAGGACATCCAGGCGCAGCGGCTCGACCTGACCAAGACCGTCGACGGTATGAAGGACGGCAGCATCGACGGCTTCTTCTGGTCCGGCGGGGTGCCCACCGGCGGCGTCACCGACCTCTTCACCACGGCCGGCGACAAGGTCAAGTTCATCGACATCAGCCCGCTGCTGCCGAAGATGACCGAGCTGAACCCGGCGTACCAGGCGGGCACGATCGGCAAGGACGTGTACAGGACGGCGGCCGACACCCCGACCATCGTGGTGCCCAACGTGCTGCTGGTGCGCGACAACCTCGACGCCAACGTGGCCTGCGCGATCACGAAGACGGTCTTCGACAAGAAGGACGCCCTCGCCCAGGCCAACCCGGCCGCCAAGGGCATCGACCTGGCGAACGCCCGCAAGACCGACCCGGTGAAGCTGCACCGCGGCGCGGACAAGGCGCTCACCGACCTCGGCGCCAGCTGA
- a CDS encoding sensor histidine kinase, translating to MPLPTPARVRRHRSADRTDHLWSVRTQLLAPILVATVGLVVLGAAQTDAALDASRDADRARVLAGTATATVRLVHELERELGETAALRQRGGTSGRPLVDAQRRRVDTAVERYRSASADARRAAPDLRPVLNDADGLLGQLGPNRSLALNGDSADPTYVSMVDSLLAVADALPAQLRDAELANGAREVAAVAAQEHLASLERDLLRGVFVRGGLAPGELAGLGRLRGAREQRQAEFLRIATGPANTSWYRLVSGGDVENARRMRDAVVDTDGSAESLKTDGDAWYVAQSGTIRRYNLLGRQLSEELDQDAATLAGTARQRALLTGTLTSTVALGSLIFAVLLAVRTSRRLRRLRVAALTMANRELPDRITAIAAGDGGTGDGTATRLTEGIRRGRDEVAQVAEAFDTVNKAALRLAGEQAELRLDMTRMAEALARRIRTLITRQLRLLDEFEREETDPDALARFFALDHLAARLRRNGENLLVLAGGEPGRGHEGALLLDDVVRAAASEIEDYPRVEVDVPTAAVHGAAAGNLVHLLAELLENATVYSPPNSPVLVDGRRTVDGLTLRVHDQGIGIGDGRLDGINERLAAPATLSSAAAGSMGLHVVAHLAARHGIRVQLHNTGTGTVAQVEVPEAVLTRVEAVTRRPGAERRPLTGRGAPWFGSRAGGPAPHRPGTPQGRDLVTAPPVLHHPPGVAVPVAGTAPAGPVRGVASVRPPGIAVLAPSAARVRPAEPGPAPATTATGLPRRTRGGQLPTALPTTTPPRPEADLLDPEVVRARLSALAEGVASAMRRAPHPTPNGRTQ from the coding sequence GTGCCGCTGCCCACACCGGCCCGCGTACGCCGGCACCGCTCCGCGGACCGCACCGACCATCTCTGGTCGGTGCGTACCCAGCTGCTCGCGCCGATCCTGGTGGCCACGGTCGGCCTGGTGGTGCTCGGCGCCGCCCAGACCGACGCCGCGCTGGACGCCTCCCGCGACGCCGACCGGGCCCGCGTGCTCGCCGGCACCGCCACCGCCACCGTCCGACTGGTGCACGAGCTGGAACGTGAACTGGGCGAGACGGCGGCACTGCGTCAGCGCGGTGGCACCTCCGGCCGCCCGCTGGTGGACGCCCAGCGCCGCCGGGTCGACACCGCGGTCGAGCGGTACCGGAGCGCCAGCGCCGACGCCCGGCGCGCCGCGCCGGACCTGCGGCCCGTGCTCAACGACGCCGACGGACTGCTCGGCCAGCTCGGCCCGAACCGCTCGCTGGCGCTGAACGGCGACAGCGCCGACCCGACGTACGTCTCGATGGTCGACTCGCTGCTCGCCGTCGCCGACGCGCTCCCGGCCCAGCTGCGCGACGCCGAACTGGCCAACGGAGCCCGGGAGGTGGCCGCCGTCGCCGCCCAGGAGCACCTCGCCTCGCTGGAACGCGACCTGCTGCGCGGCGTCTTCGTGCGCGGTGGCCTCGCCCCCGGCGAACTGGCCGGCCTCGGCCGGCTGCGCGGCGCCCGGGAGCAGCGCCAGGCGGAGTTCCTGCGGATCGCCACCGGCCCGGCCAACACCTCGTGGTACCGCCTGGTCTCCGGCGGCGACGTGGAGAACGCCCGGCGGATGCGGGACGCGGTGGTGGACACCGACGGCTCCGCCGAGTCGCTGAAGACCGACGGCGACGCCTGGTACGTGGCGCAGAGCGGCACCATCCGCCGCTACAACCTGCTCGGCCGGCAGCTCTCCGAGGAGCTCGACCAGGACGCCGCGACGCTGGCCGGCACCGCCCGGCAGCGGGCCCTGCTGACCGGCACCCTGACCAGCACCGTCGCCCTCGGCTCGCTGATCTTCGCGGTGCTGCTGGCGGTGCGGACCAGCCGCCGGCTGCGCCGCCTGCGGGTGGCCGCGCTGACCATGGCCAACCGGGAACTGCCCGACCGGATCACCGCGATCGCGGCGGGCGACGGCGGTACGGGCGACGGCACCGCGACCCGGCTCACCGAGGGCATCCGGCGCGGCCGGGACGAGGTGGCCCAGGTGGCCGAGGCCTTCGACACGGTGAACAAGGCCGCGCTGCGCCTCGCCGGCGAGCAGGCCGAGCTGCGGCTGGACATGACCCGGATGGCGGAGGCGCTGGCCCGGCGGATCCGTACCCTGATCACCCGCCAGTTGCGTCTGCTCGACGAGTTCGAACGCGAGGAGACCGACCCGGACGCGCTGGCCCGCTTCTTCGCGCTGGACCACCTCGCCGCCCGGCTGCGCCGTAACGGGGAGAACCTGCTGGTCCTCGCCGGTGGCGAGCCGGGCCGCGGGCACGAGGGGGCGCTGCTCCTCGACGACGTGGTGCGGGCCGCCGCCTCCGAGATCGAGGACTACCCCCGGGTGGAGGTGGACGTGCCGACCGCGGCGGTGCACGGCGCGGCGGCGGGCAACCTGGTGCACCTGCTGGCCGAGCTGCTGGAGAACGCCACCGTCTACTCCCCGCCGAACTCGCCGGTGCTGGTGGACGGCCGACGCACCGTCGACGGGTTGACCCTGCGGGTCCACGACCAGGGCATCGGCATCGGCGACGGCCGGCTGGACGGCATCAACGAGCGGCTGGCCGCGCCGGCCACGCTCTCCAGCGCGGCGGCCGGCAGCATGGGCCTGCACGTGGTGGCGCACCTGGCCGCCCGGCACGGGATCCGGGTGCAGCTGCACAACACCGGCACCGGCACCGTCGCCCAGGTGGAGGTGCCGGAGGCGGTGCTGACCCGGGTCGAGGCGGTCACCCGCCGTCCCGGCGCCGAGCGTCGCCCGCTCACCGGCCGTGGCGCGCCCTGGTTCGGTTCCCGGGCCGGCGGCCCCGCGCCGCACCGGCCCGGTACGCCCCAGGGGCGTGACCTGGTGACCGCCCCGCCCGTCCTGCACCATCCGCCCGGCGTCGCCGTGCCGGTGGCCGGGACCGCCCCCGCCGGGCCGGTCCGGGGAGTGGCCAGCGTGCGTCCACCCGGCATCGCGGTGCTCGCGCCCAGCGCGGCCCGGGTCCGGCCGGCCGAGCCCGGGCCGGCGCCCGCGACCACCGCCACCGGGCTGCCCCGGCGCACCCGGGGCGGTCAGCTCCCCACCGCCCTGCCCACCACCACGCCACCCCGCCCCGAGGCGGACCTGCTCGACCCCGAGGTGGTACGCGCCCGCCTGTCCGCCCTCGCCGAGGGAGTGGCCAGCGCCATGCGTCGTGCCCCGCACCCCACACCCAACGGGAGAACCCAATGA
- a CDS encoding roadblock/LC7 domain-containing protein yields the protein MTPSVTAGLDWLLANFAEQVPDVSHALAVSEDGLRLAASPDLSPDQVDQLSAVISGLASLTVGAARLMSAGRVRQQIVDMDGGVLLVMAVGERALLGVLAAPGCDLGQIGYETATLVQRVAEALEPAARR from the coding sequence ATGACCCCATCCGTGACCGCCGGACTGGACTGGCTGCTGGCCAACTTCGCCGAGCAGGTGCCGGACGTGTCGCACGCCCTCGCGGTGTCCGAGGACGGGCTGCGGCTGGCGGCCTCGCCGGACCTCTCCCCCGACCAGGTGGACCAGCTCTCCGCGGTGATCAGCGGACTGGCGAGCCTGACCGTGGGCGCGGCCCGGCTGATGTCCGCCGGCCGGGTACGGCAGCAGATCGTCGACATGGACGGCGGCGTGCTGCTGGTGATGGCGGTCGGCGAGCGGGCGCTGCTCGGCGTGCTGGCCGCCCCCGGCTGTGACCTCGGCCAGATCGGCTACGAGACGGCCACGTTGGTCCAGCGGGTGGCGGAGGCGCTGGAACCGGCGGCCCGGCGGTGA
- a CDS encoding TAXI family TRAP transporter solute-binding subunit, with protein sequence MIRRPLRLVAALLLAAVVAGCAQPKVGPQEWHGGRIFLATGNTTGVYYQLGGGYADVISRHLPGYEARAEPTGASVENINRLASGDMDVAFSLADTAADAVAGRGAFDGQPQPVRALARIYSNYTHLIVRTNGKIDNFAELRGKRVSTGSPKSGTDIIAGRLLTAAGIDPDRDIQRLTLSLPETVKRMRAGTVDAMFFSGGLPTPGIKDLLSSAPGTFRLLPLAELIEPLAARYGTVYTTASLPGEAYGTPTATPTITVANVILVRADLPEQLAYDLTRLLFAYQGELIKVHPEGANFTRGSASGTDPIPLHPGAGRYYRTG encoded by the coding sequence GTGATCCGTCGTCCGCTGCGGCTGGTGGCCGCGCTCCTGCTGGCCGCCGTCGTCGCCGGCTGCGCGCAGCCGAAGGTGGGCCCGCAGGAGTGGCACGGTGGCCGGATCTTCCTCGCCACCGGCAACACCACCGGCGTCTACTACCAGCTCGGCGGCGGCTACGCCGACGTGATCAGCCGGCACCTGCCCGGCTACGAGGCGCGGGCCGAGCCGACCGGCGCCTCGGTGGAGAACATCAACCGGCTGGCCAGCGGCGACATGGACGTGGCGTTCAGCCTGGCCGACACGGCGGCGGACGCGGTCGCCGGGCGGGGCGCCTTCGACGGGCAACCGCAGCCGGTCCGCGCGCTGGCCCGGATCTACAGCAACTACACCCATCTGATCGTGCGGACCAACGGCAAGATCGACAACTTCGCCGAGCTGCGGGGCAAGCGGGTCTCCACCGGCTCGCCGAAGTCCGGCACCGACATCATCGCCGGCCGGCTGCTGACCGCCGCCGGGATCGACCCGGACCGGGACATCCAGCGGCTCACCCTGTCACTGCCGGAGACGGTGAAGCGGATGCGGGCCGGCACCGTGGACGCGATGTTCTTCTCCGGCGGGCTGCCCACCCCCGGCATCAAGGACCTGCTCTCCAGCGCCCCCGGCACGTTCCGGCTGCTGCCGCTGGCCGAGCTGATCGAGCCGCTGGCCGCCCGGTACGGCACCGTCTACACGACCGCGTCGCTGCCCGGCGAGGCGTACGGCACCCCGACCGCCACGCCCACCATCACCGTGGCGAACGTGATCCTGGTCCGGGCGGACCTGCCGGAGCAGCTCGCGTACGACCTGACCCGGCTGCTCTTCGCGTACCAGGGTGAGCTGATCAAGGTGCATCCGGAGGGGGCGAACTTCACCCGGGGAAGCGCGTCGGGCACCGACCCGATCCCGCTGCACCCGGGGGCCGGGCGCTACTACCGCACCGGCTAG
- the dnaG gene encoding DNA primase, with the protein MYAEGVAEMAGRIRDEDIALVRERTSIAEVISDTVTLKSAGGGNLKGLCPFHDEKSPSFNVSPARNVWYCFGCGAGGDAIKFLMDAEHLSFVESVERLAARAGLQLRYVEDDRSTPRTRPQQGQRQRLVAAHAAAVEFYRAQLGTAGARPAREFLAQRGFDRAAAERYGCGFAPDAWDLLTKHLRQQGFSHDELVTAGLSRPSRSGTLIDRFRRRLMWPIREITGDVIGFGARKLFDDDDGPKYLNTPETPIYKKSHVLYGIDQAKREIAKQGKVVVVEGYTDVMACHLADVPTAVATCGTAFGSDHIAVLRRVLFDSDERAGEIIFTFDGDAAGQKAALRAFEDDQRFVGRTFIAVSPDNMDPCELRLAKGDLAVRDLVARREPLVDFALRHLINRFDLDTVDGRVEAMRRAAPLVAKIKDREKRPEYVRKLAGDLGMEIEPVQRAVLAAANGQPTDGAPNGPARPGRPTPTVDSPQSMVERESLKLALQEPVLAGPMFDAVEATAYRHPVHQAVRAAIAAAGGTATAAGGAVWIERVRDACDDLAGRALVGELAVEPLRIDGEPDPRYVSITMARLQWGSVTGRIKDLKSKIQRINPVSNKDEYFALFGELLSLEQHARALREQAAGGL; encoded by the coding sequence ATGTACGCCGAGGGGGTGGCGGAGATGGCGGGGCGGATCCGGGACGAGGACATCGCGCTGGTCCGCGAGCGCACCTCGATCGCCGAGGTCATCTCCGACACGGTGACGCTCAAGTCGGCCGGCGGCGGCAACCTCAAGGGGCTCTGCCCGTTCCACGACGAGAAGAGCCCGTCGTTCAACGTCTCGCCGGCCCGTAACGTCTGGTACTGCTTCGGCTGCGGCGCCGGTGGCGACGCGATCAAGTTCCTGATGGACGCCGAGCACCTGAGCTTCGTCGAGTCCGTCGAGCGACTCGCCGCCCGCGCCGGCCTCCAGCTGCGCTACGTCGAGGACGACCGCTCGACCCCGCGGACCCGACCGCAGCAGGGGCAGCGGCAGCGGCTGGTCGCCGCGCACGCCGCCGCGGTGGAGTTCTACCGCGCGCAGCTCGGCACGGCCGGCGCCCGCCCGGCCCGGGAGTTCCTGGCCCAGCGGGGCTTCGACCGGGCCGCCGCCGAGCGGTACGGCTGCGGGTTCGCCCCGGACGCCTGGGACCTGCTCACCAAGCACCTGCGGCAGCAGGGATTCAGTCACGACGAGCTGGTCACCGCCGGGCTGTCCCGACCGTCCCGCTCCGGCACCCTGATCGACCGGTTCCGCCGGCGGCTGATGTGGCCGATCCGGGAGATCACCGGCGACGTGATCGGGTTCGGCGCGCGCAAGCTGTTCGACGACGACGACGGCCCGAAGTACCTGAACACGCCCGAGACGCCGATCTACAAGAAGTCGCACGTCCTCTACGGCATCGACCAGGCCAAGCGCGAGATCGCCAAGCAGGGCAAGGTGGTCGTGGTCGAGGGCTACACCGACGTGATGGCCTGCCACCTGGCGGACGTACCGACGGCGGTGGCCACCTGCGGCACGGCGTTCGGCTCCGACCACATCGCCGTGCTGCGCCGGGTGCTCTTCGACAGCGACGAGCGGGCCGGCGAGATCATCTTCACCTTCGACGGCGACGCCGCCGGCCAGAAGGCCGCGCTGCGTGCCTTCGAGGACGACCAGCGCTTCGTCGGGCGTACCTTCATCGCGGTCAGCCCCGACAACATGGACCCGTGCGAGCTGCGCCTGGCCAAGGGTGACCTGGCGGTGCGCGACCTGGTCGCCCGCCGCGAGCCGCTGGTCGACTTCGCGCTCCGGCACCTGATCAACCGGTTCGACCTGGACACCGTCGACGGCCGGGTTGAGGCGATGCGCCGGGCCGCTCCGCTGGTCGCCAAGATCAAGGACCGGGAGAAGCGTCCCGAGTACGTCCGCAAGCTCGCCGGTGACCTCGGCATGGAGATCGAGCCGGTGCAGCGGGCCGTGCTCGCCGCCGCCAACGGGCAGCCGACCGACGGCGCGCCGAACGGCCCGGCCCGTCCCGGCCGGCCCACTCCGACCGTGGACAGCCCGCAGTCGATGGTCGAGCGCGAGTCGCTGAAGCTCGCCCTCCAGGAGCCGGTGCTGGCCGGCCCGATGTTCGACGCCGTCGAGGCCACCGCCTACCGGCACCCGGTGCACCAGGCGGTGCGCGCCGCGATCGCCGCGGCCGGCGGGACGGCCACCGCGGCGGGCGGCGCGGTCTGGATCGAGCGGGTCCGCGACGCCTGCGACGACCTGGCCGGCCGCGCGCTCGTCGGCGAGCTGGCCGTCGAGCCGCTGCGCATCGACGGCGAACCCGATCCCCGGTACGTCTCGATCACCATGGCCCGCCTCCAGTGGGGCTCGGTCACCGGCCGGATCAAGGACCTGAAGTCGAAGATCCAGCGGATCAACCCGGTGAGCAACAAGGACGAGTACTTCGCGCTCTTCGGGGAACTGCTCTCGCTGGAGCAGCACGCGCGGGCGCTACGCGAGCAGGCCGCCGGAGGACTGTGA